The following are encoded in a window of Ricinus communis isolate WT05 ecotype wild-type chromosome 4, ASM1957865v1, whole genome shotgun sequence genomic DNA:
- the LOC8285358 gene encoding AP-1 complex subunit sigma-2, whose amino-acid sequence MIQFVLLISRQGKVRLTKWYSPYSQKERTKVIRELSGVILTRGPKLCNFVEWRGYKVVYKRYASLYFCMCIDQDDNELEVLEIIHHFVEILDRYFGSVCELDLIFNFHKAYYILDELLIAGELQESSKKTVARLIAAQDSLVETAKEQASSISNIIAQATK is encoded by the exons atg ATTCAGTTTGTACTTCTTATTAGTCGACAAGGAAAAGTAAGATTGACAAAATGGTATTCACCTTATTCACAAAAGGAAAGAACTAAG GTTATTCGCGAGCTCAGTGGAGTAATTCTAACTCGAGGGCCTAAGCTCTGTAATTTTGTTGAATGGAGAGGATACAAAGTTGTTTATAAAAG GTATGCTAGTCTCTACTTCTGCATGTGCATCGATCAGGATGATAATGAATTAGAAGTCCTTGAAATTATCCATCATTTTGTTGAGATTTTGGACCGATACTTTGGCAGT GTCTGTGAGTTGGATTTGATCTTCAACTTCCATAAG GCCTACTATATATTGGATGAGCTGTTGATTGCTGGTGAACTCCAAGAATCAAGCAAGAAAACTGTTGCCAGGCTAATAGCTGCACAG GATTCATTGGTGGAGACTGCAAAAGAGCAGGCCAGTTCAATAAGTAATATTATTGCCCAGGCCACCAAGTAA
- the LOC8285357 gene encoding phototropin-2: protein MDQTNSSFTASTSSANDQSINQELTSIEVFAPAASSIAGQPRPTNTSQIAGAKEGGSLQTFSSSSSRAPPNKWMAFGKEGSSVTSSDANRATDNNSFTNFNGKSISQQVLTEASIAERTAEWGLVVKSDVGEGSFKAINMSTGDGDRSKKNSLERFAVDSTRTSEESEAGAFPRVSQELKDALSSLQQTFVVSDATKPDCPIMYASSGFFTMTGYSSKEVIGRNCRFLQGPETDEKEVEKIRDAVKSGQSYCGRLLNYKKDGTPFWNLLTVTPIKDDRGNTIKFIGMQVEVSKYTEGINEKALRPNGLPKSLIRYDARQKDKALDSITEVVQTVKDPKSHIRTMNHDISNNLDYVLPNSVDFDNISTSTPGKQTPQLDSKDAVSQEASKKTRKSSRISFRGLQARSPSSTGIREAPPPSVDPELLMTKEIKHSDSWDPTGRDRDIRQGIDLATTLERIEKNFVITDPRLPDNPIIFASDSFLELTEYTREEILGRNCRFLQGPETDLATVSKIRDAIREQREITVQLINYTKSGKKFWNLFHLQPMRDQKGELQYFIGVQLDGSDHVEPLRNRLSEQTELQSAKLVKATAENVDEAVRELPDANLRPEDLWAIHSQPVFPRPHKRENPSWIAIKEIISSGEKIGLQHFKPIKPLGCGDTGSVHLVELKGTGQLYAMKAMEKSMMLNRNKVHRACIEREIISLLDHPFLPTLYTSFQTSTHVCLITDFCPGGELFALLDRQPMKLFKEESARFYAAEVVIGLEYLHCLGIIYRDLKPENILLQKDGHVVLTDFDLSFMASCKPQILKPPPPTNRRRSRSQPPPMFVAEPVSQSNSFVGTEEYIAPEIITGSGHSSAIDWWALGILLYEMLYGRTPFRGKNRQKTFANILHKDLTFPSSIPVSLAARQLINALLSKDPEIRLGSRTGANEIKQHPFFRGINWPLIRCMSPPSLDVPIQLILKDPEAKDVKWEDDGVLTPSMDLEIF from the exons ATGGACCAAACCAACTCGAGTTTCACTGCCTCAACATCATCAGCTAATGATCAATCCATTAACCAAGAACTGACATCGATTGAGGTCTTTGCTCCAGCAGCAAGCAGTATTGCTGGACAGCCTCGTCCTACTAATACTAGTCAGATTGCCGGTGCGAAAGAGGGAGGCTCTTTGCAAACTTTTAGTTCTAGCAGTAGCCGAGCGCCTCCGAACAAGTGGATGGCATTTGGAAAAGAGGGTTCCAGTGTCACCTCCAGCGATGCGAATAGAGCAACAGATAATAACAGCTTCACAAACTTTAATGGAAAATCCATTTCCCAGCAAGTATTAACTGAAGCAAGCATAGCAGAAAGAACAGCTGAATGGGGACTTGTAGTGAAGTCAGATGTGGGAGAAGGCAGTTTCAAAGCAATAAACATGTCAACTGGAGATGGAGATAGAAGCAAAAAGAACTCACTAGAGAGATTTGCAGTTGACTCAACAAGGACCTCAGAGGAATCAGAAGCAGGAGCTTTTCCCAGAGTATCACAAGAATTGAAGGATGCTCTCTCAAGTCTACAACAAACTTTTGTTGTTTCTGATGCCACCAAACCAGACTGCCCTATAATGTATGCCAGCAGTGGTTTCTTCACTATGACTGGCTATTCTTCCAAGGAAGTTATTGGAAGGAACTG CCGGTTTCTCCAAGGTCCAGAAACAGACGAGAAAGAAGTAGAAAAGATACGTGATGCAGTGAAGAGTGGGCAAAGCTACTGTGGCAGGCTCCTTAACTACAAGAAGGACGGCACACCTTTCTGGAATCTTCTCACTGTAACCCCCATCAAAGATGACCGTGGCAATACTATCAAATTTATTGG AATGCAGGTTGAAGTCAGCAAATATACTGAAGGTATTAATGAGAAGGCATTACGCCCTAATGGATTGCCCAAGTCTTTAATCCGCTATGATg CTCGTCAGAAGGACAAGGCTTTAGATTCAATTACGGAGGTTGTTCAAACTGTAAAAGATCCAAAGTCTCACATTCGAACTATGAATCATGACATATCCAACAACCTTGATTATGTTCTGCCTAATTCAGTCGACTTCGACAACATCAGTACTAGTACACCTGGTAAACAAACTCCTCAGCTGGACTCTAAAGATGCTGTCTCTCAGGAGGCTTCcaagaaaactagaaaatcGAGCAGAATTTCTTTCAGGGG GTTACAAGCAAGATCTCCAAGTTCTACAGGAATTAGGGAAGCACCACCACCAAGTGTTGATCCAGAGCTCTTAATGACCAAAGAAATAAAACACTCGGATAGTTGGGACCCTACTGGAAGAGACAGGGACATACGCCAAGGAATTGACTTGGCAACCACATTGGAACGTATTGAAAAGAATTTTGTGATCACGGATCCTAGACTTCCTGATAACCCCATT ATATTTGCATCTGATAGCTTTCTTGAACTAACAGAGTATACGCGTGAAGAAATCTTGGGAAGAAACTGTCG GTTTCTTCAAGGACCTGAAACAGATCTAGCAACTGTCTCAAAGATAAGAGATGCTATTAGAGAACAGAGGGAAATTACTGTTCAGTTGATCAACTATACCAAAAGTG GAAAGAAATTCTGGAACTTATTCCACCTGCAACCCATGCGTGATCAAAAG GGTGAGCTTCAATACTTCATTGGTGTTCAACTAGATGGAAGCGATCATGTGGAACCCCTAAGAAACCGCCTCTCTGAGCAAACAGAGCTACAAAGCGCTAAGCTG GTCAAAGCTACAGCAGAAAATGTCGATGAAGCTGTTCGAGAACTCCCTGATGCCAACTTG AGACCTGAAGATTTATGGGCAATTCACTCCCAGCCTGTCTTTCCACGGCCTCACAAAAGGGAAAATCCTTCTTGGATAGCAATAAAAGAG ATCATTTCGAGTGGTGAGAAAATAGGGTTACAACATTTCAAACCCATAAAGCCCTTGGGATGCGGGGATACTGGCAG TGTTCATTTGGTAGAACTGAAAGGTACAGGCCAACTGTATGCTATGAAGGCAATGGAAAAATCTATGATGCTAAACCGTAACAAG GTTCACCGAGCGTGCATTGAAAGAGAAATTATTTCACTCCTAGATCATCCTTTTCTTCCCACACTCTACACCTCCTTCCAG ACTTCTACGCACGTTTGTCTGATAACAGACTTTTGTCCTGGTGGAGAGCTATTTGCACTGCTTGACAGACAGcctatgaaattatttaaggAGGAATCTGCAAG GTTCTATGCAGCAGAGGTTGTCATTGGCCTGGAATATCTCCACTGTTTGG GAATCATATATCGGGACCTGAAGCCTGAAAATATTTTGCTCCAGAAGGATGGGCATGTTGTTCTAACTGACTTTGATTTATCATTTATGGCATCCTGTAAACCACAA ATACTAAAGCCTCCGCCGCCTACTAATAGAAGAAGGTCTAGGAGTCAACCGCCGCCAATGTTTGTCGCAGAACCAGTATCACAATCAAATTCTTTTGTTGGAACTGAAGAATATATTGCTCCT GAAATAATCACAGGTTCAGGCCACAGTAGTGCCATTGACTGGTGGGCTCTAG GTATCTTGTTGTACGAGATGTTGTATGGCCGTACACCTTTCAGGGGAAAGAATAGACAGAAGACATTTGCCAACATCTTGCACAAAGATCTCACTTTTCCAAGTAGCATTCCA GTTAGTCTTGCTGCCAGGCAACTGATCAATGCACTTTTAAGCAAAGACCCCGAAATCCGGTTAGGATCAAGAACCGGTGCCAATGAAATCAAACAACATCCTTTCTTTCGTGGAATTAACTGGCCACTCATACGCTGCATG AGCCCACCGTCTCTGGATGTGCCTATCCAGTTAATTCTAAAAGATCCTGAGGCCAAAGATGTCAAATGGGAAGATGACGGAGTTCTTACACCCTCCATGGATTTGGAGATTTTCTAA